A stretch of Gemmatimonas aurantiaca T-27 DNA encodes these proteins:
- a CDS encoding LssY C-terminal domain-containing protein, giving the protein MWLAAGMSTRVDAQQLPTGTILSVRLLDSLEARDTFRGRTIRAQVLTPVLVNGRIAIAPRAEVAGVVDEVGTERLAGARRTVRVRFTSLTSDGITLPIDAIVTTVDNARETVDNDGRILGPPLASLVKSRAAWSTLLLGSVDPVAGALLFTAVRGEAEERHRRVVFPPGTDFTLRMRQPMTLGAWPTYVPPDTLVPDAAMRAMLTSLPARGLTAGGRGPGDFINVMLLGTEAQVRSAFTAAGWDTPDRMSTRSDFETFVRAAAAEGYTHQPVSAQTMFGRDPDLVFQRVTDTFAKRHHVRIWRTDSILAGVPLWVAAATHDIGVLISREHRGFTHRVEDNIDIEREKLVGDLVAMQQVVQRGDWARIAPAEDTRGTFLSDWRVAIVRLRE; this is encoded by the coding sequence ATGTGGCTCGCGGCCGGCATGTCCACACGCGTCGATGCACAGCAACTGCCGACAGGTACGATACTCTCGGTGCGCTTGCTCGATTCGCTCGAGGCGCGTGACACGTTTCGCGGACGAACCATCCGCGCTCAGGTGCTCACGCCCGTTCTGGTCAACGGACGCATCGCGATTGCACCGCGCGCTGAGGTCGCTGGAGTTGTGGACGAGGTCGGTACGGAGCGACTCGCCGGTGCACGCCGTACCGTGCGTGTGCGTTTCACGTCACTCACGTCCGACGGTATCACCCTACCGATCGACGCCATCGTGACCACCGTCGACAATGCCCGCGAAACCGTGGACAACGACGGGCGAATTCTGGGGCCGCCCCTGGCCAGTCTGGTGAAATCGCGCGCTGCCTGGTCCACGTTGCTGTTGGGTTCCGTGGACCCGGTGGCTGGTGCGTTGTTGTTCACGGCGGTGCGCGGCGAAGCGGAAGAGCGGCACCGACGTGTGGTGTTTCCGCCCGGCACCGACTTCACGTTGCGCATGCGGCAACCGATGACGCTGGGGGCGTGGCCCACCTATGTGCCTCCCGACACGCTCGTGCCCGATGCGGCAATGCGCGCGATGTTGACATCCCTGCCTGCCCGTGGCCTCACGGCCGGTGGACGTGGTCCGGGCGATTTCATCAACGTCATGTTACTGGGCACCGAGGCGCAGGTGCGCAGCGCTTTCACCGCCGCAGGGTGGGATACACCCGATCGCATGTCCACGCGCTCCGATTTCGAGACCTTCGTGCGCGCCGCAGCGGCGGAAGGGTATACCCACCAGCCCGTGTCGGCCCAGACGATGTTCGGACGCGATCCCGATCTCGTGTTTCAGCGCGTCACCGATACGTTTGCCAAACGCCATCATGTGCGCATCTGGCGCACCGACAGCATTCTCGCCGGTGTGCCCCTCTGGGTGGCCGCCGCCACGCACGACATTGGCGTGTTGATCTCGCGCGAGCACCGTGGCTTCACACATCGTGTGGAAGACAACATCGACATCGAGCGGGAAAAACTGGTCGGGGATCTGGTGGCGATGCAGCAGGTGGTCCAGCGCGGCGACTGGGCGCGAATCGCTCCAGCCGAGGACACACGAGGCACATTCCTTTCCGATTGGCGCGTGGCCATCGTGCGACTTCGGGAATAG
- a CDS encoding sensor histidine kinase has product MLLPIPFRLRRDTGETPLSPMPRGVVLLLHAGYWAMYLLLMALIFALVQAQTRSPMGLVTLLFRSRLAFQLIVPNVVAFYIAYGILAPRFLATRRFGAFILGGLVALLSASAVSLAGVPSRILDPSSIYIAANRITPFLMATGGIAAIHVTIATIMRGFVGWYDDFAERDALRRRTTEMEVALMRATLDPHFLFNTLNNIDTLITRAPETASLYLTRLSELLRFVLYDSRADLVPLDTELAFLDKYIALQRLRLRNPDTVTYAVRGNRQGSLIAPMLLVPFVENAFKHASGQKATGAIAVDIAVDNTSLRFTCANRYDPARRDQAVTDGTALAGGLGNDLIRRRLELLYAGRFTLQIDDQDAVYSVHLSVQLASAPISPSLHAPAATVTNLASLSAAAHALSHH; this is encoded by the coding sequence ATGCTGCTGCCGATCCCCTTCCGCCTCCGCCGCGATACCGGCGAGACGCCGCTGTCGCCCATGCCGCGCGGCGTCGTGCTGCTGCTGCACGCCGGATACTGGGCCATGTACCTCCTGCTCATGGCGCTGATCTTCGCGCTCGTGCAGGCCCAGACACGTAGCCCGATGGGACTGGTGACGTTGCTGTTTCGGTCGCGCCTCGCGTTTCAGCTCATCGTGCCCAACGTCGTGGCGTTTTACATCGCCTATGGCATTCTCGCGCCGCGCTTCCTGGCCACCCGGCGATTCGGTGCGTTCATCCTGGGCGGTCTCGTGGCCCTGCTCTCCGCGTCCGCCGTGAGCCTGGCCGGCGTGCCGTCGCGTATCCTCGATCCGTCGTCCATCTACATCGCGGCCAATCGCATCACCCCGTTCCTGATGGCCACCGGTGGCATCGCGGCCATCCACGTGACCATCGCCACGATCATGCGGGGCTTTGTGGGCTGGTACGATGACTTTGCCGAACGGGATGCCCTGCGCCGCCGCACCACCGAGATGGAAGTGGCGTTGATGCGCGCGACCCTCGATCCGCACTTCCTGTTCAACACGCTGAACAACATCGACACGCTGATCACGCGGGCCCCGGAGACCGCCTCGCTGTACCTCACGCGCCTCTCGGAGCTGCTGCGTTTTGTCCTCTATGATTCGCGTGCCGACCTGGTACCGCTCGACACCGAACTGGCCTTCCTCGACAAGTACATCGCGCTCCAGCGCCTACGCCTGCGCAACCCGGACACCGTCACCTATGCGGTGCGCGGCAACCGACAGGGCAGCCTGATTGCCCCCATGCTGCTGGTGCCGTTTGTCGAGAATGCGTTCAAGCATGCCTCAGGGCAAAAAGCCACGGGCGCCATCGCCGTGGACATCGCCGTCGACAACACCTCGCTGCGCTTCACCTGTGCCAATCGGTATGACCCGGCCCGACGCGATCAGGCGGTAACTGATGGTACAGCGCTCGCCGGTGGCCTGGGCAACGACCTCATTCGCCGCCGCCTCGAGCTGCTGTACGCCGGCCGCTTCACGTTGCAGATCGACGATCAGGACGCGGTGTACTCCGTGCACCTGTCCGTGCAGTTGGCGAGTGCGCCAATCTCGCCGTCCCTTCACGCCCCCGCGGCCACAGTCACGAATCTGGCGTCTCTCTCCGCCGCTGCGCATGCGCTGTCTCATCATTGA
- the proC gene encoding pyrroline-5-carboxylate reductase has product MKIGIIGMGKMGEAVAQGLAKYGVEATLRGSTRTEESAADVRERLGMACTTNNAEAAQGAEIVLLCVKPHQAERVLREIAPVITADQLLLSICASITTRQLAEWSGDKATVIRAMPNTPCLIGEGMTVFSAGTGVRPQHLEAAERIFGPLGRTAVVEESLMDGVTGLSGCGPAYVYLIIESLSEAGVKIGLSRETATLLAAQTLAGASRMVLERGVHPAALKDEVTTPAGCTIDGLMALEEGKLRVTLIKGVLAATERSKSLRNNA; this is encoded by the coding sequence ATGAAGATCGGCATCATCGGCATGGGCAAGATGGGCGAGGCCGTGGCGCAGGGACTCGCGAAGTACGGTGTGGAAGCCACATTGCGCGGCTCCACACGTACCGAGGAGAGTGCCGCCGACGTGCGCGAGCGCCTGGGCATGGCCTGCACCACCAACAACGCTGAAGCGGCGCAGGGCGCGGAAATCGTGCTGCTGTGCGTGAAGCCGCATCAGGCGGAACGTGTACTGCGCGAGATCGCGCCGGTGATCACGGCCGATCAGTTGCTGCTCTCGATCTGCGCGTCCATCACCACGCGACAACTCGCCGAGTGGTCGGGCGACAAGGCCACCGTCATCCGTGCCATGCCCAACACGCCGTGCCTGATCGGCGAAGGCATGACGGTGTTCAGCGCCGGCACGGGTGTGCGGCCGCAGCACCTCGAAGCGGCGGAGCGCATCTTCGGGCCGTTGGGACGTACGGCCGTGGTGGAAGAGTCGCTGATGGATGGCGTGACCGGTCTCAGTGGCTGCGGACCGGCGTACGTCTACCTGATCATCGAATCGCTGAGTGAAGCCGGTGTGAAAATCGGCCTGTCACGCGAAACGGCCACGCTGCTCGCGGCCCAGACCCTGGCCGGTGCATCGCGCATGGTGCTGGAGCGTGGTGTACATCCCGCGGCGCTCAAGGATGAAGTCACGACGCCAGCCGGCTGCACCATCGATGGCCTGATGGCACTGGAAGAAGGCAAGCTGCGTGTGACGCTCATCAAGGGGGTGTTGGCGGCTACGGAACGCAGCAAGAGCCTGCGCAACAACGCCTAG
- the proB gene encoding glutamate 5-kinase, translating into MSKSQTETGNTQGMRRWVVKAGSNMVLSGGPLLLRAWMQQVAQLRREHNIEVIWVTSGAIASAADRVPSARKKGRTLSEKQALSAIGQPMVMDLYNLALNATGLLGAQILLTYDDIADDVRRRNFQNTVEQLLTWDVTPVLNENDAVATEEIKFGDNDSLSARVAWVTRAERLLILTDVAGLYDSDPRKNPHATRVSHLKRVTQELLDSTDKGSGSSRGTGGMYSKLSAAQLAAEHGVETWLVQGDVPSVLLQVANNADVGTRIDAMRRRREK; encoded by the coding sequence ATGAGCAAGTCGCAGACGGAGACCGGGAACACCCAGGGCATGCGCCGCTGGGTGGTGAAGGCGGGCAGCAACATGGTGCTGAGCGGTGGCCCGCTGCTGCTGCGCGCGTGGATGCAGCAAGTCGCACAATTGCGCCGCGAGCACAACATCGAGGTCATCTGGGTCACCTCGGGTGCCATTGCCTCGGCCGCCGACCGCGTGCCGTCGGCGCGCAAGAAAGGCCGCACCCTGTCGGAGAAGCAGGCTCTGAGTGCCATCGGTCAGCCGATGGTGATGGATCTCTACAACCTCGCGCTGAATGCCACCGGGCTGCTCGGCGCGCAGATCCTGCTCACCTACGACGACATCGCGGACGACGTACGTCGGCGCAACTTCCAGAACACCGTGGAGCAGTTGCTCACGTGGGATGTCACGCCGGTGCTCAACGAAAACGACGCCGTGGCCACCGAAGAGATCAAGTTTGGCGACAACGACAGTCTCTCCGCGCGCGTGGCGTGGGTGACGCGCGCCGAACGTCTGCTCATTCTCACCGACGTGGCCGGCCTGTACGACAGCGATCCGCGCAAGAATCCCCACGCGACGCGGGTCTCCCATCTCAAGCGCGTGACTCAGGAGTTGCTCGACAGCACCGACAAGGGCAGTGGCTCGTCCCGCGGCACCGGTGGCATGTACTCCAAGCTGAGCGCCGCGCAACTCGCGGCCGAACACGGCGTGGAGACATGGCTGGTACAGGGAGACGTCCCATCGGTGCTGCTGCAGGTGGCCAACAATGCCGACGTGGGCACCCGTATCGATGCGATGCGGCGCCGGAGAGAAAAGTGA
- a CDS encoding glutamate-5-semialdehyde dehydrogenase, which translates to MTTTAFTPDTMLQQLSALRHAARRLRATTSEARNTTLQMAADLLEQRVDDILAANHDDIAALPGSADSAFRDRLLLTPARVSHMAVSLRQVAALPDPVGEVVDRQTLANGLAVRRVRSPLGVILMIFESRPNVAVEAFSLGFKAGNTMILRGGKESARTTAVLYAVLGEALTAAGVGADCLWGIANPDRGIVEFLLGQKRWIDVVVPRGGDALIDYVSRTSSIPVIKNDRGMCHVYVHHDADLAMAEAIVLNAKTQRPGVCNAMETLLVHQQVASALLPALQVRMPQVQWQGCERSLALLTPDAARVSAATTASWDTEHLSLVLNSRVVDSLDDAIAHIEMHGSRHSESIITASAEAAHRFQQEIDAAAVYWNASTRFTDGFELGLGGELGISTQKLHVRGPVGLRELTSVRWLMDGTGQTRG; encoded by the coding sequence GTGACCACGACGGCTTTCACGCCCGACACGATGCTCCAGCAGCTCTCGGCATTGCGCCATGCGGCGCGTCGACTCCGTGCCACCACCAGCGAAGCGCGCAACACCACGCTGCAAATGGCCGCCGACTTGCTCGAACAGCGCGTCGACGATATCCTCGCGGCCAACCACGACGATATCGCGGCGTTGCCGGGTTCCGCCGACAGTGCCTTCCGCGATCGCCTGTTGCTCACGCCTGCGCGGGTGTCACACATGGCCGTGAGCCTGCGACAGGTGGCAGCCCTGCCCGATCCGGTGGGCGAAGTGGTGGACCGACAGACGCTCGCCAACGGCCTCGCCGTACGACGGGTGCGATCACCGCTGGGCGTGATCCTCATGATCTTCGAATCACGACCGAACGTGGCGGTGGAGGCCTTCTCGCTGGGCTTCAAGGCCGGGAACACCATGATCCTGCGCGGTGGCAAGGAGTCCGCACGCACGACCGCGGTGCTGTATGCCGTGCTGGGTGAGGCGCTGACGGCAGCGGGCGTTGGTGCCGATTGTCTGTGGGGCATCGCCAACCCGGACCGCGGCATCGTGGAGTTTCTGCTCGGCCAGAAACGGTGGATCGACGTCGTGGTGCCGCGAGGCGGCGATGCGTTGATCGACTATGTATCCCGCACCTCGTCCATTCCGGTCATCAAGAACGACCGGGGCATGTGTCACGTGTACGTGCACCACGACGCCGACCTGGCGATGGCAGAAGCCATCGTGCTCAATGCCAAGACCCAGCGCCCGGGTGTTTGCAACGCGATGGAGACACTGCTCGTACACCAGCAGGTTGCCTCGGCGTTGCTGCCGGCACTGCAGGTGCGCATGCCGCAGGTACAGTGGCAGGGTTGTGAGCGCTCGCTGGCCCTACTCACGCCCGATGCCGCACGGGTGTCGGCGGCGACAACAGCGAGCTGGGACACCGAGCATCTCAGCCTGGTGCTGAACAGTCGGGTGGTGGACTCACTCGATGACGCGATAGCGCATATCGAGATGCATGGCTCGCGGCATTCGGAGTCTATCATCACCGCATCCGCGGAAGCCGCCCATCGTTTTCAGCAGGAAATCGATGCTGCGGCAGTGTACTGGAACGCCTCCACGCGCTTCACCGATGGGTTCGAGTTGGGATTGGGCGGTGAATTGGGGATCAGCACGCAGAAGTTGCATGTGCGTGGCCCTGTGGGACTGCGGGAACTCACCAGCGTGCGCTGGCTGATGGATGGAACAGGACAGACACGGGGTTGA
- a CDS encoding LytR/AlgR family response regulator transcription factor — protein sequence MRCLIIEDEPLAAERLTDYIAKLPLLQLVGTFDNATDAMSWLLANPVDLLFLDISLGGMTGIELLETMTVHGQVILTTAHPEFALKGYDLKVADYLLKPITFQRFVQAVERAQTLRPVVDAPAERGFIFVRTEFRLEKVRLADILYIEGDGDYRQIHTTQKRLTTAETLTELEARLPVDRICRVHKSYMVALDRIEAVERDRLSIRDKLIPVSATYRDRFYALIGHGAPPR from the coding sequence ATGCGCTGTCTCATCATTGAAGACGAGCCGCTCGCGGCCGAACGTCTCACCGACTACATCGCGAAGCTGCCCCTGCTGCAGCTCGTGGGCACGTTCGACAATGCCACCGATGCGATGTCCTGGTTGTTGGCCAATCCGGTCGACCTGCTGTTTCTCGACATCAGTCTGGGTGGTATGACGGGCATCGAATTGCTGGAAACGATGACGGTGCATGGTCAGGTGATCCTCACCACGGCGCACCCCGAGTTTGCGCTCAAGGGCTACGACCTCAAGGTGGCCGACTACCTGCTCAAACCCATCACGTTCCAGCGCTTCGTGCAGGCCGTGGAGCGTGCGCAGACGTTGCGGCCAGTCGTCGATGCGCCGGCCGAGCGGGGTTTCATCTTCGTGCGCACGGAATTCCGCCTCGAGAAGGTTCGTCTCGCCGATATCCTCTACATCGAAGGGGACGGCGACTACCGGCAAATTCACACCACACAGAAACGGCTCACCACGGCCGAAACACTGACCGAACTCGAAGCCCGTCTTCCAGTCGATCGCATCTGCCGAGTGCACAAGTCGTACATGGTGGCACTCGACCGGATCGAGGCGGTGGAACGGGACCGCCTCAGTATCCGCGACAAGCTCATTCCTGTTTCGGCGACTTATCGAGATCGGTTTTATGCCCTGATCGGGCACGGAGCTCCGCCGCGATGA
- a CDS encoding RNA polymerase sigma factor produces the protein MTGDARTNEVRHAVATIWRAESARLIAALVRRTGDVSTAEDLAQDALMAALAQWPQSGIPENPGAWLMQSARHRAIDGLRRGQRLERKHAELAEQLDAQQRVHPEDQWAQALDDHVGDDVLRLLFMTCHPVLAVDAQVALTLRLLGGLTTAEIGRAYLAPESTIAQRIVRAKRTLNESRVPFEMPRGAALGERVGSVLRVLYLVFNEGYAASAGDDWMRPALADEALRLARLLTALMPEVSEAHGLLALMELQWSRADARIGPNGTAVLLLDQDRSRWDLLAIRRGLAAQSQAESLTGTLGPYALQAAIAACHARATTASETDWVRIVALYDGLVELTGSPVVELNRAVAVSMAFGPAEGLMLLAELSEDPALRRYHLLPAARGDMLDRAGRVEEAIVALREAVNLAENTQDRAVLEQRITSLTQKSGISITPVS, from the coding sequence ATGACCGGCGACGCCAGGACCAACGAGGTCCGGCACGCCGTCGCGACGATCTGGCGGGCAGAATCGGCCCGTCTGATCGCCGCCTTGGTGCGACGCACCGGTGATGTGAGCACGGCGGAAGACCTCGCACAGGACGCGCTGATGGCGGCATTGGCGCAGTGGCCGCAGAGTGGCATTCCCGAGAACCCGGGTGCGTGGCTCATGCAGAGCGCCCGCCATCGCGCCATCGATGGACTGCGACGAGGGCAACGCCTCGAACGCAAACACGCCGAACTGGCGGAGCAGCTCGACGCACAGCAGCGCGTCCATCCCGAAGACCAGTGGGCGCAGGCACTCGACGATCACGTAGGCGACGACGTGCTCCGTCTGCTCTTCATGACGTGTCATCCGGTGCTGGCGGTCGATGCGCAGGTCGCACTGACATTGCGGCTACTGGGCGGTCTCACCACGGCGGAGATCGGCCGCGCCTATCTGGCGCCCGAGTCGACGATCGCACAGCGCATCGTACGGGCCAAACGCACGCTCAACGAATCGCGAGTGCCGTTCGAGATGCCGCGAGGTGCCGCACTCGGTGAGAGGGTGGGGTCGGTGCTCCGGGTGCTGTACCTCGTCTTCAATGAGGGGTACGCAGCCAGCGCCGGCGACGACTGGATGCGCCCCGCGTTGGCAGACGAAGCCCTGCGCCTGGCCCGCTTGCTGACGGCACTGATGCCGGAGGTATCGGAAGCGCACGGATTGCTGGCGCTGATGGAGCTGCAGTGGTCTCGCGCCGATGCGCGCATCGGACCCAACGGGACGGCCGTCCTGTTGCTGGACCAGGACCGGAGCCGGTGGGATCTACTGGCAATCCGTCGTGGACTGGCCGCGCAGTCCCAGGCGGAATCACTCACCGGCACGCTGGGCCCGTATGCCTTGCAGGCCGCGATTGCCGCATGCCATGCCCGGGCCACCACGGCCAGTGAGACCGACTGGGTACGCATCGTGGCCCTCTACGATGGGCTGGTGGAACTCACCGGATCGCCGGTGGTGGAGCTCAACCGAGCGGTGGCGGTGTCGATGGCCTTCGGTCCAGCCGAGGGTTTGATGTTATTGGCTGAACTGTCGGAGGATCCCGCACTGCGGAGATATCACCTGTTGCCGGCCGCCCGTGGCGACATGCTCGACCGCGCGGGGCGGGTAGAAGAGGCGATCGTCGCGCTGAGGGAAGCCGTGAATCTTGCCGAGAACACTCAGGATCGCGCGGTACTGGAGCAAAGAATCACATCACTGACGCAGAAGTCAGGCATCAGTATCACGCCAGTGTCTTGA
- a CDS encoding ABC transporter permease yields MTTPAAVSSGARHGSVTNILAAAVVGIGSLRENPLRTILSTLGVIIGVGALVSVLSLGDAMQRFVRGELSRTTDLQNLSIRSLTQLNVNGVNVPVRNYPVFTLRDLDDIRRDITPLRGAAMTLGGTARVTYARTGNQRQVNISAATAGVEQITPPNLIGGRMFTASEASHNAPVILLSNLLASELAAERGIHSILGAFVRVHGIPMEVIGIHAAYKGERGYAATVPFAAASALLGSSATLRTPTILLKAESVEDVQRVKQEVEDWLATRYRDWETSVQISTREGTLEQAMQGLMIMKLFLGALAGISLLVGGIGIMNIMLANVTERTREIGIRKAIGARARDIQWQFLTEAVAVSCFGSTAGVLLGAVISAGTLVGIRKWVGAEQMAFTMSPSTVVVAAAAAVAIGVIFGTYPARRAGRLSPIDAIRHE; encoded by the coding sequence ATGACCACTCCCGCGGCGGTTTCGTCTGGCGCGCGGCATGGCTCGGTCACGAACATCCTCGCAGCGGCGGTGGTGGGCATTGGTTCACTGCGTGAGAACCCGCTGCGCACCATTCTGTCCACGTTGGGCGTGATCATCGGCGTTGGCGCCCTGGTGTCGGTGCTGTCGCTGGGCGACGCCATGCAGCGTTTCGTGCGTGGAGAGCTCTCTCGCACCACCGACCTGCAGAACCTGTCCATTCGTTCACTGACACAACTGAACGTGAACGGTGTGAACGTGCCGGTGCGCAACTATCCGGTGTTCACGCTGCGGGACCTCGACGACATCCGTCGCGACATCACACCCTTGCGTGGTGCCGCCATGACACTGGGCGGGACGGCGCGCGTAACGTACGCCCGCACCGGCAATCAACGTCAGGTCAACATCTCGGCCGCTACCGCCGGGGTGGAGCAGATCACGCCGCCCAACCTCATTGGCGGCCGCATGTTCACGGCCAGCGAGGCGTCGCACAACGCCCCGGTCATTCTGTTGTCGAACCTGCTGGCCTCGGAGCTGGCCGCCGAACGGGGCATTCATTCCATCCTGGGCGCCTTCGTGCGCGTGCATGGCATACCCATGGAGGTCATCGGCATTCACGCGGCCTACAAGGGAGAGCGTGGGTATGCCGCCACGGTGCCGTTTGCCGCGGCGAGTGCGCTGTTGGGTAGCTCTGCCACGCTGCGCACGCCCACCATCTTGCTCAAGGCCGAGTCGGTGGAGGATGTGCAGCGCGTGAAGCAGGAAGTGGAAGACTGGCTGGCCACCCGGTATCGCGACTGGGAGACATCCGTGCAGATCTCCACCCGCGAAGGCACGCTGGAGCAGGCCATGCAGGGCTTGATGATCATGAAGCTCTTTCTCGGCGCGCTGGCAGGCATCTCGTTGCTGGTCGGTGGTATCGGCATCATGAACATCATGCTGGCGAACGTCACCGAGCGCACGCGCGAGATCGGCATTCGCAAGGCCATCGGTGCCCGGGCACGCGACATTCAGTGGCAATTCCTCACCGAGGCCGTGGCCGTCTCGTGTTTTGGCAGCACGGCGGGTGTGTTGCTCGGCGCGGTCATCAGCGCGGGCACGCTGGTGGGTATCAGGAAGTGGGTGGGCGCCGAGCAGATGGCGTTCACGATGTCACCCAGTACGGTGGTGGTCGCGGCCGCGGCGGCGGTGGCGATCGGTGTGATTTTCGGGACGTACCCCGCGCGCCGCGCCGGGCGACTGAGCCCGATCGACGCCATCCGGCACGAGTAG
- a CDS encoding YciI family protein produces MRVMVIVKASHESENGIMPSTEQLTAMGNFNEELVNAGMMLAGDGLHPSVRGKRVRFEGKKSITVIDGPFAETKELIAGFWIWKVASMDDAIAWARRIPAEEGVISEVELRPCFESEDFGAELTPELVAQEDRLRSKVEAQQSGQ; encoded by the coding sequence ATGCGCGTCATGGTCATCGTGAAGGCCAGTCATGAAAGCGAAAACGGCATCATGCCGAGCACCGAACAACTGACGGCGATGGGCAACTTCAATGAAGAGCTCGTCAATGCGGGCATGATGCTGGCCGGTGACGGGTTGCACCCCAGCGTGCGTGGCAAACGGGTGCGATTCGAGGGGAAGAAGTCCATCACGGTCATTGATGGCCCCTTTGCGGAAACGAAGGAGCTCATCGCCGGCTTCTGGATCTGGAAGGTCGCCTCCATGGACGACGCCATCGCCTGGGCGCGCCGGATTCCGGCTGAGGAAGGGGTGATATCGGAAGTGGAACTCCGCCCGTGTTTTGAATCCGAGGACTTTGGTGCGGAGCTGACGCCGGAGCTGGTGGCGCAGGAAGATCGTCTGCGGAGCAAGGTCGAGGCGCAGCAGTCGGGCCAGTGA
- a CDS encoding MFS transporter: MTWKQKTALFLGSQALSLFGTALVQYALMWHVTLATKSGWLMTIYILCGFVPAFLVSPFAGVWADRMDRKRLIILSDGSIAVVTLLLALALRSGQNVLWLIMITAGVRAIGQAIQQPAVGALLPQFVPADQLARVNGIQSTVQSATFFGAPMLAGFLMSVWPLEYVFLLDVVTAAVAISLLAAFLKIPPHEKAGVPQSVSYFADMRLGFDYIRAHRFLVPYFSFVAVLLVLVAPAAFLTPLQVVRTFGSDVWRLTAIEMAFSVGMMTGGAIMAWWGGFTNRIHTMVLSSAIMAVCTSLLGLMPNFWAYLVPMGIFGVALPLYNAGATVLLQEHVEPDYLGRVFSIFTMLQTAMMPLGMLVFGPMSEYVRIETLLIVTGIAMGAQLLWVMNDRTLIAAGVPVVRPAEAEATTE; this comes from the coding sequence ATGACCTGGAAACAGAAGACCGCGCTTTTTCTCGGCAGTCAGGCGCTGTCGCTGTTCGGCACCGCGCTGGTGCAGTACGCGCTGATGTGGCATGTCACGCTGGCCACGAAGTCCGGCTGGCTGATGACCATATACATCCTGTGCGGTTTTGTCCCCGCCTTTCTCGTGTCTCCGTTTGCTGGCGTGTGGGCCGACCGCATGGATCGCAAACGGCTCATCATCCTGTCCGACGGCAGCATTGCCGTGGTCACGCTGCTCCTGGCGCTGGCGCTGCGCTCGGGGCAGAACGTGTTGTGGCTCATCATGATCACGGCGGGTGTGCGCGCGATTGGCCAGGCCATCCAGCAGCCGGCCGTGGGTGCGCTGCTGCCTCAGTTCGTCCCGGCGGATCAACTGGCGCGCGTGAACGGCATCCAGAGCACGGTGCAATCGGCGACGTTCTTCGGTGCCCCGATGCTGGCCGGTTTCCTGATGTCGGTCTGGCCGCTCGAATACGTGTTTCTGCTCGATGTCGTCACCGCTGCGGTGGCCATTTCGTTGCTGGCGGCGTTCCTGAAGATCCCGCCGCATGAAAAGGCTGGCGTGCCACAGTCGGTGTCGTACTTCGCCGATATGCGGCTCGGCTTCGACTACATCCGCGCCCACCGTTTCCTGGTGCCGTACTTCAGCTTCGTGGCAGTGCTGCTGGTACTGGTGGCACCGGCAGCCTTCCTCACGCCGCTCCAGGTGGTGCGCACCTTCGGCTCCGATGTCTGGCGCCTGACTGCCATCGAAATGGCGTTTTCGGTGGGCATGATGACGGGTGGTGCGATCATGGCCTGGTGGGGTGGTTTCACCAATCGCATTCACACCATGGTGCTGTCATCGGCCATCATGGCGGTGTGCACATCGCTTCTGGGGCTGATGCCCAACTTCTGGGCGTACCTCGTTCCGATGGGCATCTTCGGCGTGGCGCTGCCGCTCTACAACGCCGGGGCAACGGTGTTGTTGCAGGAACATGTCGAGCCCGACTATCTGGGCCGGGTGTTCTCCATCTTCACGATGCTGCAGACGGCCATGATGCCGCTCGGCATGCTGGTGTTCGGTCCGATGTCGGAGTACGTGCGCATCGAAACGCTGCTGATCGTGACCGGTATTGCCATGGGCGCGCAGCTCCTCTGGGTGATGAACGACCGCACGCTGATTGCGGCGGGTGTCCCGGTGGTACGGCCGGCTGAGGCGGAGGCGACAACGGAATGA